Proteins encoded together in one uncultured Sphaerochaeta sp. window:
- the cbiR gene encoding cobamide remodeling phosphodiesterase CbiR, whose product MKHMRIGTTSYIIPDDILPNVRYLADKVDDIELVLFESEEMSNLPDEKTIRELARLGESHGLSYTVHFPLDIYPGSADLDERMRFMRTVERIISLTEPLDPFGYVLHLTPESYGPVPSEDIERWSTCLDMSLEMMISKYEAMRRMFCVETLSYPFSHVFPLVERYDLSVTLDIGHIWLMGYPMQDNLDLLLPRTRIAHLHGVHDGKDHLGLNKGDPTQINKFISALSNQTNKDNRERVLTLEVFSEAELDASLSLLEKSHDMMGKDWGGRYGNH is encoded by the coding sequence ATGAAGCATATGCGAATTGGAACAACAAGCTACATCATCCCAGATGATATCCTGCCAAATGTACGGTATCTTGCCGACAAGGTGGATGATATTGAACTGGTACTCTTTGAAAGTGAAGAAATGAGCAATCTGCCTGATGAGAAAACCATCAGGGAACTTGCCCGATTGGGTGAATCACACGGTTTAAGCTACACCGTGCATTTCCCCTTGGATATCTATCCCGGTTCAGCCGATCTGGATGAGCGGATGCGATTCATGCGAACCGTCGAGAGGATCATCTCCCTTACTGAGCCTCTTGATCCCTTCGGTTATGTATTGCACCTCACCCCAGAGTCCTATGGACCGGTGCCCTCCGAGGATATAGAGCGTTGGTCAACATGCCTTGATATGAGTCTTGAGATGATGATATCGAAGTATGAGGCTATGAGAAGGATGTTTTGTGTTGAGACTTTGAGCTATCCATTCTCGCATGTATTTCCGCTGGTGGAGCGCTATGACCTCTCTGTTACGCTCGATATCGGGCATATCTGGCTCATGGGGTACCCCATGCAGGATAATCTTGACTTACTCTTGCCGAGAACCCGTATTGCACACCTTCACGGAGTTCATGACGGTAAGGATCATCTGGGCCTGAACAAGGGAGACCCTACACAGATAAACAAGTTTATTTCTGCCTTATCGAATCAAACAAATAAAGACAACAGAGAGAGGGTACTCACCTTGGAGGTATTTTCTGAGGCAGAGTTGGACGCTTCCCTCTCCCTCTTGGAGAAAAGCCATGATATGATGGGAAAAGACTGGGGAGGTAGATATGGCAACCATTGA
- the cobT gene encoding nicotinate-nucleotide--dimethylbenzimidazole phosphoribosyltransferase, whose product MSIKAIDSSLQAVYETQLLAKAMPPNSLGRLASLALKLALIKEGPLDSLSLLLFAADHGVVEEGVTHSPQQITYQQCCNFASGGGACSLFASLNHAMLSVIDVGVNHSFSEREAVVDCKIGYGTRNFLQGPAMEREQCLQAMETGRERVRLAVGEGAHAIAFGEMGVGNTTSASAVAAALTNLPVSVITGKGSGLSDAELEHKIAVIEHALALHPQRDPLTVLCNLGGYEIAAICGGMLEAAEASLPILLDGFVVTSAALVASFMDGHLHEYLIPCHQSGMQGHRRMLEALGCGQPLLDLQMQLGEGTGALAAWPLVRLASHLLTDMTSFSDAQVTDSTKLLQSMGLV is encoded by the coding sequence ATGTCAATCAAAGCAATCGACTCCAGCCTGCAAGCTGTATATGAAACCCAGTTGCTTGCAAAGGCAATGCCCCCAAACAGTCTCGGGAGACTCGCCTCCCTTGCTCTCAAGCTGGCGCTTATCAAGGAGGGCCCGCTTGATTCCCTTTCTCTTTTACTGTTTGCAGCCGACCATGGGGTGGTGGAGGAGGGGGTAACCCATAGTCCTCAGCAGATCACCTACCAACAGTGCTGCAATTTTGCCTCCGGTGGTGGTGCGTGCAGCCTCTTCGCCTCCCTGAACCATGCAATGCTTTCAGTGATTGATGTTGGGGTGAACCATTCATTTTCTGAACGTGAAGCTGTAGTCGATTGCAAAATCGGGTATGGGACAAGAAATTTCTTGCAAGGTCCTGCAATGGAACGTGAGCAATGCCTTCAGGCAATGGAAACAGGCAGAGAACGGGTTCGCCTGGCAGTTGGAGAAGGGGCTCATGCCATTGCCTTTGGAGAGATGGGGGTGGGGAATACCACCAGTGCCTCGGCTGTAGCCGCTGCCCTTACCAATCTTCCAGTCTCGGTGATAACAGGAAAAGGATCTGGTCTCAGTGATGCCGAACTAGAGCACAAGATCGCAGTTATTGAACATGCCTTGGCCCTCCACCCACAAAGGGATCCACTTACTGTGCTCTGTAATCTTGGAGGGTATGAAATTGCTGCCATCTGTGGTGGAATGCTGGAAGCTGCAGAAGCCTCTTTGCCCATACTTCTTGATGGCTTTGTCGTAACCAGTGCTGCCTTGGTGGCCAGTTTCATGGACGGACACCTTCATGAATATCTCATCCCCTGCCATCAGTCAGGAATGCAGGGGCATAGAAGAATGCTGGAGGCGCTTGGTTGCGGCCAGCCTCTCTTGGACCTACAGATGCAACTCGGGGAGGGGACCGGTGCATTGGCGGCCTGGCCCTTGGTACGTCTGGCAAGCCATTTGCTTACCGATATGACCAGCTTCTCTGATGCGCAGGTAACTGATAGCACGAAGCTGTTGCAATCAATGGGGTTGGTATGA
- a CDS encoding DMT family transporter, whose amino-acid sequence MNQALYLFLDMMTGMIISIMVVSNTLLGQATTMGVSLIVNHLIGLVILSLILLLGRKKQAINGPGRKVPWYLMFNGLFGLAILNLNYTTVVHTGASLAMASTVFGQSFCSLVFDLTGWMGMQKRSLNRTKIFSLSISAIGIIIMASGGTANFAFLYVMLGILAGALTMTQMVLNSTLALYEGPIRASHRNFIGGLLAGLVFYFLFQKDATIVGIQTIPQIPLLLVLGGGTLAVFVVVSTSYVIVKIPAVYSALLLSSAQILMSLLIDYLFFDSFSLPLLVGALLMLLGMAGNLAADRKPRP is encoded by the coding sequence ATGAATCAGGCACTTTATCTCTTCCTCGACATGATGACCGGTATGATCATCTCCATCATGGTGGTCTCCAACACCCTCCTGGGACAGGCTACCACCATGGGTGTCTCATTAATTGTCAATCATCTGATCGGATTGGTCATTCTCTCCCTTATCCTGCTCCTTGGCAGGAAGAAGCAAGCCATCAATGGCCCAGGAAGAAAAGTCCCCTGGTATCTCATGTTCAATGGCCTATTCGGCCTCGCCATCCTGAACCTGAACTACACGACCGTCGTACATACCGGAGCATCTCTTGCGATGGCTTCCACCGTATTCGGACAGAGTTTCTGTTCACTGGTGTTCGACCTCACTGGTTGGATGGGAATGCAAAAGCGCAGTCTTAACCGGACGAAGATCTTCAGTTTGAGTATCAGTGCAATTGGAATCATCATCATGGCGAGCGGAGGTACAGCGAACTTTGCTTTCCTGTATGTTATGCTAGGCATTCTTGCAGGCGCACTTACCATGACACAGATGGTACTCAACAGTACACTTGCCCTTTATGAGGGGCCCATCCGAGCCTCACATAGGAATTTCATCGGTGGACTGTTGGCAGGCTTGGTCTTCTATTTCCTGTTCCAGAAGGATGCAACAATCGTTGGCATTCAAACCATACCCCAGATTCCGCTGTTGCTTGTTTTAGGTGGAGGAACACTGGCAGTATTTGTCGTGGTGAGCACCAGCTATGTCATCGTGAAGATTCCTGCTGTTTACTCTGCGCTCCTGCTCTCATCTGCCCAGATCCTGATGAGCCTCCTGATCGATTATCTCTTCTTTGACAGTTTCAGCCTACCGCTTCTCGTAGGAGCACTCTTGATGCTGCTGGGTATGGCTGGGAATCTTGCTGCGGACAGGAAGCCTAGGCCTTAG
- a CDS encoding DNA repair protein, with protein sequence MIDFPTLSTEEATHYLNPPFSQSPEGYEAFVQTILGFYENHGRAFVWRETSDPYRILLSEVMLQQTQTIRVIPKYELFLSLWPTLKDLAEVALDELLYHWKGLGYNRRALNLRKSAIACEKWDWNLPKQQAELLSLPGVGKATAAAIGAFSYRERTIYLETNIRRVLLHCFFPDQEGVKDKDLELLLVRLVQLVDDPKAWYYALMDFGVLLKSLIPNANVRSAHYTKQAKFENSNRQIRGQLIHLLSDTGAKEQDQVIALLSHFEEERVLYCLEQLKKEGFVQEAEGTYRIAKA encoded by the coding sequence ATGATTGATTTTCCTACACTCTCAACGGAAGAAGCAACCCACTATCTGAATCCACCTTTCAGTCAAAGTCCTGAAGGGTATGAAGCATTCGTACAGACAATTCTTGGATTTTATGAAAACCATGGACGAGCGTTTGTCTGGAGAGAGACCAGCGACCCCTATCGGATCCTGCTTTCCGAGGTGATGCTGCAACAGACCCAAACCATTCGTGTCATTCCCAAGTATGAGTTGTTTCTCTCCCTGTGGCCCACTCTCAAGGACTTGGCAGAGGTGGCGTTAGATGAGTTGTTGTACCACTGGAAAGGATTGGGCTATAACCGGAGGGCTCTGAATCTCCGTAAGAGTGCCATTGCATGTGAAAAGTGGGATTGGAACCTACCCAAGCAGCAGGCTGAACTGCTCTCCTTGCCTGGGGTAGGGAAAGCAACCGCGGCCGCCATAGGTGCATTCAGTTATCGAGAGCGAACCATCTACCTTGAGACGAACATACGCAGGGTCCTGCTTCATTGCTTTTTTCCTGACCAGGAAGGCGTGAAGGACAAGGATTTGGAGTTATTGCTTGTTCGTTTAGTGCAGCTGGTTGATGATCCAAAGGCGTGGTACTACGCCCTGATGGATTTTGGCGTCTTGCTTAAGAGTCTTATTCCCAATGCCAATGTGAGAAGTGCCCACTACACCAAGCAAGCAAAGTTCGAAAACTCCAACCGCCAGATTCGTGGTCAGTTGATTCACCTGCTCTCTGATACCGGTGCAAAAGAACAGGACCAGGTCATCGCATTACTCTCCCACTTTGAGGAAGAGCGCGTACTGTACTGTCTTGAACAGCTGAAAAAAGAGGGTTTTGTCCAAGAAGCCGAAGGTACCTACCGAATTGCTAAGGCCTAG
- a CDS encoding AI-2E family transporter: MTEKPFSGNKYIQIFLGVIVTLAVFAALKMSKDVMIPLVLSFFCYLLFSPLLRRLDRLHVPKIISVIFVMALLLFLFLAAGWFVIITVDTLVDLVPFYVEKVVSLDRLLTSRASSFIDLPEGASFLSILPVNWSNIAISSLTSISNKFLSITKVALLVYIFVLFLLLERQSVIPKLLAAIPRSKGMKVAVMFERITRQTSKYLLLKVVISLCTGALFFLTAVVTGLDLPILWGVLAFFFNFIPSIGSVIVTTIVIFMSLIQFAPDWTNVFYVAILAISTQMILGNIIDPRLQGGQLNLSPFVILVSLSLWGFIWGLPGMFISVPLTSVLQILCANIKSLRPVAILISSGKSYQRETAKQKALERYLRKQDKLKRGEQPTAEHINEAQEKEAHENYHKGDFVLPESFGDKK; the protein is encoded by the coding sequence ATGACAGAAAAACCGTTCTCAGGAAATAAGTATATCCAAATATTCCTTGGAGTCATTGTAACATTGGCAGTATTTGCTGCTTTAAAGATGTCGAAAGACGTGATGATTCCCCTCGTTCTATCGTTTTTCTGTTATCTGTTATTCAGCCCATTACTTCGTAGGCTCGATAGACTCCACGTACCAAAAATCATCTCAGTCATATTTGTTATGGCTCTATTGCTCTTTCTTTTTCTTGCTGCTGGTTGGTTTGTCATCATAACAGTCGATACATTGGTGGACCTGGTACCATTCTATGTAGAGAAAGTGGTCTCACTGGACCGACTGCTCACCAGCAGGGCAAGTTCCTTTATTGATCTTCCTGAAGGGGCTTCCTTCCTATCCATACTGCCCGTGAACTGGTCGAATATTGCCATCAGCAGCCTGACCTCCATCAGCAACAAGTTCCTTTCGATTACCAAGGTTGCATTGTTGGTCTATATTTTTGTGCTTTTCCTGTTGCTGGAACGGCAAAGTGTAATTCCCAAGTTGCTGGCAGCCATTCCTAGAAGCAAGGGCATGAAAGTTGCTGTCATGTTTGAACGCATTACCCGCCAGACCTCCAAGTATCTGTTGTTGAAAGTCGTGATCAGCTTATGTACCGGTGCACTTTTCTTTCTCACCGCAGTGGTTACTGGACTGGACCTTCCCATTCTCTGGGGAGTCTTGGCCTTCTTTTTCAACTTCATACCTTCCATTGGTTCAGTTATCGTGACAACCATTGTCATCTTTATGTCCCTGATCCAGTTTGCTCCCGATTGGACCAATGTCTTTTATGTGGCGATCCTTGCAATAAGCACCCAGATGATCCTGGGGAACATCATTGACCCCCGCCTGCAAGGCGGTCAACTCAATCTATCGCCCTTTGTAATTCTTGTCTCACTTTCTCTCTGGGGCTTTATCTGGGGACTTCCTGGGATGTTTATCTCTGTACCCCTGACCAGTGTGTTGCAGATTCTCTGTGCAAATATCAAGAGTCTCAGACCGGTTGCCATCCTGATAAGCAGTGGTAAGAGCTATCAGCGGGAGACGGCAAAGCAGAAGGCGCTGGAGCGTTATCTGCGAAAGCAGGATAAGCTCAAGAGGGGAGAACAGCCCACCGCTGAGCACATCAACGAAGCACAGGAGAAGGAAGCCCATGAGAACTATCATAAGGGTGACTTCGTCCTTCCGGAGAGTTTCGGCGACAAGAAATGA
- a CDS encoding RNA methyltransferase, whose protein sequence is MDQQTNLDRIQIVLVDTQDGANIGSTCRAMKTMGITHLVLVSDREYDENRVRTLALHASDVWEQAERFSSLKEALSGSVLSVAATRRRGKFRKHSSLNPTQLAEVVQKTGDGLISIVFGRESDGLTDDEVAMCSQVVTIPTSDQFPSLNLSQAVQIITYCLYDTIKTYPEGANPVTQGRCEEAALKASEALDEIGYFKLGQEKLWTFRFLRDVFVRSALTESEIQKMEKVFVKTARIKAHKNKEQDD, encoded by the coding sequence ATGGACCAACAAACCAATTTGGATAGGATTCAAATCGTACTGGTTGATACACAGGATGGAGCCAATATTGGCTCAACCTGTCGAGCCATGAAGACCATGGGCATTACCCATCTGGTCCTTGTGAGTGATCGTGAATACGATGAGAACCGTGTAAGAACGCTCGCATTACATGCCAGCGATGTATGGGAGCAAGCAGAGCGATTCTCTTCACTCAAGGAGGCACTTTCAGGAAGTGTGCTCAGTGTTGCAGCTACAAGAAGAAGAGGAAAGTTTCGTAAGCATAGCTCGCTCAACCCCACCCAATTGGCTGAGGTGGTACAGAAGACCGGTGACGGTCTTATCTCAATCGTCTTCGGACGAGAGTCCGATGGACTTACTGATGATGAGGTGGCAATGTGCAGTCAGGTGGTAACCATCCCAACCAGCGACCAGTTCCCCTCTCTTAATCTTTCTCAAGCGGTTCAAATCATCACCTACTGTCTCTACGATACCATCAAGACGTATCCAGAGGGAGCAAACCCAGTGACGCAAGGCCGTTGTGAAGAAGCAGCGCTTAAAGCCAGTGAGGCACTCGATGAAATCGGGTACTTCAAACTTGGACAGGAGAAGCTCTGGACCTTCCGCTTCCTCCGCGATGTATTTGTACGTTCTGCTCTCACCGAGAGCGAAATCCAGAAGATGGAAAAAGTCTTTGTAAAAACTGCCAGGATCAAGGCCCATAAGAACAAGGAGCAAGATGACTGA
- a CDS encoding glycerophosphodiester phosphodiesterase, producing the protein MTDSFFDPMPRVVAHRGDSAHFPENTLSAFLSACALGVDVIETDVHLSKDGQLVIWHDETLDRNTDGAGRVEDHTLAELKTYDAGYTFTPNNGETFPFRGKGVQLCTLREALEACPNQRFNIDLKSKDPAIVDTFIEVIHSVQAIKRIVAASFHLSNLKLLRKKAPDILTSVTTLEVVPLLALQKLHLLSGKKHSIIFQVPTRQWGIEVVTPSFIQTMHNRGSIIQVWTINEEAEMKRLYQMGVDSVMTDKPALAIKVASELGLR; encoded by the coding sequence ATGACTGATTCCTTTTTTGACCCAATGCCTCGGGTGGTAGCCCACCGAGGGGATAGTGCACACTTCCCAGAGAACACACTCAGTGCCTTCTTGAGTGCATGTGCATTGGGTGTTGATGTCATCGAGACTGATGTACATCTGAGTAAGGACGGACAGCTTGTCATCTGGCATGATGAGACCTTGGACCGCAATACCGATGGTGCCGGCCGGGTAGAAGATCATACCCTAGCTGAACTGAAAACTTACGATGCAGGATATACATTCACTCCAAACAATGGAGAAACATTTCCCTTCAGGGGAAAAGGTGTGCAACTGTGTACATTGAGAGAGGCCTTGGAGGCGTGTCCAAACCAGCGATTCAATATTGACCTAAAAAGCAAGGATCCAGCCATCGTCGACACATTCATCGAAGTGATCCACTCAGTGCAGGCCATAAAGCGTATCGTTGCTGCTTCTTTTCACCTCTCAAATCTCAAACTACTGAGGAAGAAAGCTCCCGATATACTGACAAGTGTTACCACCCTTGAGGTGGTACCCCTCTTGGCACTCCAGAAGCTCCACTTACTTTCTGGGAAAAAGCACTCCATTATTTTTCAGGTTCCCACCCGTCAGTGGGGCATCGAGGTGGTCACTCCTTCTTTTATACAAACCATGCATAACAGGGGGAGCATCATTCAAGTCTGGACCATCAATGAAGAAGCTGAAATGAAGCGTCTCTACCAGATGGGAGTAGATTCTGTAATGACCGATAAACCAGCTTTAGCTATCAAGGTTGCTTCAGAGCTGGGACTAAGATAA
- a CDS encoding DUF362 domain-containing protein yields MEASKVYYTNLRCDNGDSRLHKLTRLIKRAGIETIDFKNKFTAIKIHFGEPGNLAFLRPNYAATVVDLVKELGGRPFLTDCNTLYVGGRKHALDHMESAYKNGFMPYATGCHIIIGDGLKGTDETLVPVPGGEYVKEAKVGRALMDADILISLAHFKGHEATGFGGALKNIGMGGGSRAGKMEMHCDGKPQVDQSLCIGCGACIDICAHDAPHITDGLSWIDQDKCVGCGRCIAVCPTDAISNNDSSSNDKLNCKIAEYTHAICHGRPTFHINIVIEVSPNCDCHGENDLAIVPDVGFFASFDPIALDKACADAVNKQPFIPSSALGEREHCHHDHFTDTHPTTSWKVALEHGEKLGLGTMEYELFEVK; encoded by the coding sequence TTGGAAGCTTCCAAAGTCTACTACACAAACTTACGCTGCGATAATGGAGACTCCCGCTTACATAAGCTCACCAGGCTGATCAAGCGAGCAGGAATTGAGACCATCGACTTCAAGAACAAGTTCACTGCCATCAAGATTCATTTCGGTGAACCTGGCAATTTGGCTTTCTTGAGACCAAACTACGCCGCCACAGTGGTTGATCTGGTCAAGGAGTTGGGGGGAAGGCCATTCCTTACCGATTGCAACACCCTCTATGTCGGGGGAAGAAAGCATGCACTTGATCATATGGAGAGTGCCTATAAAAACGGGTTTATGCCCTATGCTACCGGATGCCATATCATCATTGGTGATGGACTGAAGGGGACAGATGAGACATTGGTCCCCGTTCCTGGAGGGGAGTATGTCAAGGAAGCAAAGGTAGGACGTGCCTTGATGGACGCTGATATCCTTATCAGCCTCGCCCACTTCAAGGGTCATGAGGCCACCGGTTTTGGTGGTGCCCTCAAGAATATCGGAATGGGCGGAGGTTCCCGTGCAGGGAAGATGGAGATGCACTGTGATGGAAAACCACAGGTTGACCAGAGTCTTTGCATCGGTTGTGGTGCCTGTATCGATATCTGTGCCCACGATGCTCCGCACATCACCGATGGCCTTTCTTGGATAGACCAGGACAAGTGTGTTGGTTGTGGACGCTGTATAGCGGTCTGCCCAACTGATGCAATCTCAAACAATGACAGTAGCTCCAATGACAAGTTGAACTGCAAGATTGCTGAGTACACCCATGCAATCTGTCATGGAAGACCAACTTTTCATATCAACATTGTCATTGAGGTCTCACCGAACTGTGACTGCCATGGAGAAAATGATCTGGCCATAGTACCGGATGTAGGATTTTTCGCATCCTTCGACCCTATTGCATTGGATAAGGCATGTGCGGATGCAGTGAACAAGCAACCGTTCATCCCTTCCTCTGCCCTTGGAGAGAGAGAACACTGTCATCATGACCATTTTACTGACACCCACCCTACCACTAGCTGGAAAGTGGCCCTGGAGCATGGGGAGAAACTGGGGTTGGGAACGATGGAGTATGAGTTATTTGAGGTGAAGTAA
- the nagB gene encoding glucosamine-6-phosphate deaminase, whose product MRVIIQNDYENLSLWAARYIASRIREFEPNENRPFVLGLPTGSSPLGTYAELIRLNREGYVSFANVVTFNMDEYVGLPKDHEQSYYTFMWKNFFNHIDIKKENVHILDGNAKDLEAECAAYEDAIAAFGGIELFLGGIGSDGHIAFNEPFSSLSSKTRIKSLTYDTKVMNSRFFDNDMSKVPSQALTVGVKTVTDSKEVIILVNGHAKARALQATIEGGVSQNWTCSALQLHPKAVIVCDEAACGELKLNTYKYFKDIEGDNLSVENMLS is encoded by the coding sequence ATGCGAGTCATCATCCAAAACGATTATGAGAATCTTTCTCTCTGGGCTGCCCGGTATATTGCAAGCAGGATCAGGGAGTTCGAGCCAAATGAGAACCGTCCTTTCGTACTGGGACTGCCAACCGGATCTTCTCCGCTTGGAACTTATGCTGAGTTGATCAGGCTGAATAGGGAAGGGTATGTCTCATTTGCCAACGTCGTCACCTTCAACATGGACGAATATGTTGGTCTTCCAAAAGACCATGAGCAGAGTTACTACACATTCATGTGGAAAAACTTCTTCAACCATATCGACATCAAGAAAGAGAATGTCCACATCCTTGACGGAAATGCAAAAGATCTGGAGGCGGAGTGTGCTGCCTACGAGGATGCAATTGCTGCATTCGGTGGGATTGAGCTTTTTCTGGGTGGCATAGGTTCTGATGGCCATATTGCATTCAACGAGCCATTCTCTTCCCTCTCCAGCAAGACCAGAATTAAATCACTCACCTACGATACCAAGGTGATGAACAGCAGATTCTTTGACAACGACATGAGCAAGGTACCATCCCAAGCTCTAACTGTTGGAGTGAAGACCGTAACAGACAGCAAGGAAGTCATCATCCTGGTAAACGGCCATGCAAAGGCACGTGCCTTGCAGGCAACCATTGAGGGTGGTGTAAGCCAGAACTGGACCTGTAGTGCTCTCCAACTACATCCAAAGGCAGTCATCGTCTGTGATGAAGCGGCCTGTGGGGAATTGAAGCTGAATACCTACAAATACTTCAAGGATATTGAGGGTGATAATCTTTCAGTAGAGAATATGCTCTCGTAA
- the mnmA gene encoding tRNA 2-thiouridine(34) synthase MnmA — protein MKVLVGMSGGIDSSVAAYLLKQQGHEVTGVTMTIWNKRAHLARPLGSTSCFAPDKSEDIKAIKRICEKIGIEHHVLELSDQFEEVVLANFKDEYMDGRTPNPCVWCNAKIKFGAMVDYARESGLVFDKFATGHYARITEENGRYAITRAVDLKKDQSYFLYRLSQAQLAVTLFPLGSMTKEEARTIDVEQGFHKVYQEESQDFYDGDYTDLLEVENKRGNIVTQDGKILGTHDGIWHYTIGQRKGLGIAAERPLYVLQLDAQKNEVVVGYVEETLQSTVTADDVVWSSKPSLKGEVEVQAKIRSTGYPTEAKAHMNGDGTITAVFSDSVKAATVGQSLVLYEGDRILAGGIIKEAF, from the coding sequence ATGAAGGTACTGGTAGGAATGAGTGGAGGAATAGATTCTTCCGTTGCAGCATATCTGCTGAAGCAGCAGGGACATGAGGTTACAGGGGTCACTATGACCATCTGGAACAAACGTGCCCACTTGGCTCGTCCCCTCGGTTCAACCAGTTGTTTCGCTCCCGACAAGAGCGAAGATATCAAGGCGATCAAGCGAATCTGTGAGAAGATAGGTATAGAGCATCATGTGCTTGAGTTGAGTGATCAATTTGAGGAAGTGGTGCTTGCAAACTTCAAAGACGAATACATGGATGGGCGTACACCGAACCCCTGTGTATGGTGCAATGCCAAGATCAAGTTCGGGGCCATGGTGGATTATGCCAGGGAAAGCGGACTTGTTTTTGACAAGTTTGCCACCGGACACTATGCCCGCATTACAGAAGAAAACGGTCGCTATGCGATAACCAGGGCTGTTGATCTTAAGAAAGACCAGTCTTACTTCCTCTATCGTCTTAGCCAAGCTCAACTCGCTGTCACGCTGTTTCCCCTCGGTTCCATGACCAAGGAAGAAGCCCGCACCATTGATGTGGAGCAGGGATTCCATAAGGTCTACCAGGAAGAGAGTCAGGATTTCTATGATGGGGATTATACCGATCTTCTGGAAGTGGAGAACAAGCGGGGAAATATTGTCACCCAGGATGGAAAGATTCTTGGAACCCATGACGGGATCTGGCACTACACCATTGGACAGAGAAAGGGGTTGGGTATAGCGGCTGAACGGCCACTCTATGTATTGCAGCTTGACGCACAAAAAAATGAAGTGGTAGTCGGCTATGTAGAGGAGACTCTACAGAGTACCGTAACAGCTGATGACGTTGTGTGGAGCAGCAAGCCTTCCTTGAAGGGAGAAGTGGAGGTGCAGGCCAAAATTCGCTCCACTGGGTATCCCACAGAAGCCAAAGCACACATGAATGGTGATGGTACCATTACAGCTGTGTTCTCGGACTCTGTAAAGGCTGCTACTGTTGGACAGTCACTGGTTCTCTATGAAGGGGATAGAATCCTCGCCGGGGGAATCATCAAGGAAGCCTTCTGA
- a CDS encoding phosphatase PAP2 family protein translates to MQESIMLFFLNIENPVLDFLGNLASLLGEQTFVIAVILYIFWNHDKKKGFGLYSSILLSVLAMGILKATVKAPRPFQVLESIQGKRLETATGYSFPSGHTTTGAAFYTALALTFRKRKLSIFCAIMMTLVGLSRLYLGVHWPIDVFAGLLLGVSISFAFYHYLDFIYDDEKRRMRYLIILGTIFAISGAAISILLNFFSADETAFNDLMKILALGGGGYLGFALENKKVQFLTEGTLGKKIGRYLIGLVVVLLIMGSKVIIPESMYAVGGFVRYSLVGLWATGLYPLIGKNLRLFSGAQ, encoded by the coding sequence ATGCAAGAATCCATCATGCTGTTCTTTTTGAATATTGAGAACCCCGTTCTCGACTTCTTGGGCAACCTCGCCTCACTCTTGGGTGAGCAGACCTTCGTCATTGCCGTTATCCTCTATATCTTCTGGAATCATGACAAGAAGAAAGGGTTCGGCCTCTACTCATCAATTCTACTCTCGGTACTCGCGATGGGTATACTGAAAGCCACGGTCAAGGCACCACGTCCGTTCCAGGTATTGGAATCGATCCAAGGCAAAAGACTGGAGACTGCAACTGGATACTCATTCCCCAGCGGACATACGACAACCGGGGCAGCCTTCTATACAGCACTCGCACTCACCTTCCGAAAGCGTAAACTCAGTATTTTCTGTGCAATCATGATGACCCTTGTAGGATTGAGCAGGCTATACCTTGGGGTGCACTGGCCGATTGACGTGTTTGCTGGTCTTCTGCTCGGTGTTTCCATCAGCTTTGCCTTCTACCATTATCTGGACTTCATCTATGATGATGAGAAGCGACGTATGAGATACCTGATCATCCTAGGAACCATATTTGCCATTAGCGGAGCGGCAATCAGTATCCTGCTCAATTTCTTTTCCGCTGATGAGACGGCATTCAATGACCTGATGAAGATCCTCGCTCTCGGTGGTGGAGGCTATCTTGGCTTCGCCCTTGAGAATAAGAAGGTCCAATTCTTGACCGAAGGAACATTAGGAAAGAAGATTGGCCGGTATCTAATCGGCTTGGTTGTTGTGCTTCTGATCATGGGCTCAAAGGTAATCATCCCAGAGTCGATGTATGCAGTTGGAGGCTTTGTGCGATACAGCCTCGTAGGACTCTGGGCAACCGGACTCTACCCTCTTATAGGAAAAAATCTGCGTCTTTTCTCTGGTGCTCAATAA